The Magnolia sinica isolate HGM2019 chromosome 9, MsV1, whole genome shotgun sequence genome contains a region encoding:
- the LOC131255005 gene encoding uncharacterized protein LOC131255005, translated as MVNMKHSQDVYSTRTEIKASPFVDEVMQARLLERFRLPQIIPFTRKTDPTEHIECFRMYIELHDASNAMMCWAFFLTLANVARLWFKQPKPKSVSTFTKLNDAFLTNFIGEKKKLEPSTHLNNKVQKEGELLKDYIKRFNFKSLQVRKHSEEIALNSIMQGIRDKPFLASLDKNPPETLAEFMTRSDKYADAEEIRNLREAAQNGKI; from the coding sequence ATGGTGAATATGAAGCATAGTCAGGATGTATATTCAACCAGGACAGAAATAAAAGCGTCCCCGTTCGTCGATGAAGTGATGCAAGCTCGGTTGCTGGAAAGGTTTCGGCTCCCACAGATTATACCTTTCACAAGAAAAACCGACCCAACTGAACACATCGAATGTTTTCGAATGTACATAGAACTGCATGATGCCTCGAATGCCATGATGTGTTGGGCTTTCTTCCTCACCTTAGCCAACGTGGCCCGACTTTGGTTCAAGCAGCCGAAACCAAAGTCCGTCAGTACGTTCACAAAACTCAACGATGCCtttctcaccaatttcattggcGAAAAGAAGAAGTTGGAGCCCTCTACGCATCTAAACAACAAAGTTCAGAAAGAGGGAGAGTtactgaaagattacatcaaacgTTTTAACTTTAAATCActccaagttcggaaacattcagAGGAGATAGCACTcaattccatcatgcaaggcATCAGGGATAAGCCGTTTCTGGCATCCCTCGACAAAAATCCACCTGAAACTTTGGCTGAATTCATGACTCGGTCAGATAAATACGCGGATGCCGAGGAAATAAGAAACTTGCGTGAAGCTGCTCAGAACGGAAAAATCTGA